A window of Terriglobales bacterium contains these coding sequences:
- a CDS encoding LysR family transcriptional regulator: MDFDQLVTFIEVAKLGSFSRAGEKVFRSQSAVSAQIRQLEQDYGERLLDRAGKTVRLTPAGEVLFEYAQRLLTLRNESMRAVADQGTTPRGILAVGANEATCLYVLPEVFSEYHRRFPAVQISIYRNFSRKILERVEEGSLDVGIVTLPVKSNSLKVHPIFRDRLMLMTSADNPLGQKHSVTIAEIAEHPLIFPKTGFTRHALDKLFRPYHSRLRVTMELPSVGMIKSFVAAGLGVSLISETFVKEEVRNGTCRVVEIADTELKRQLGLIYRRDRSLPRAATAFIALIRERAAVKTAHAT, encoded by the coding sequence ATGGACTTCGACCAACTAGTGACGTTCATCGAGGTCGCCAAGCTGGGCAGCTTCTCGCGCGCCGGCGAAAAAGTGTTTCGCTCGCAGTCCGCGGTCAGCGCCCAGATCCGCCAGCTGGAGCAGGACTACGGCGAGCGGCTCCTCGACCGCGCCGGCAAGACCGTGCGGCTGACCCCGGCCGGCGAGGTGCTGTTCGAGTACGCGCAGCGCCTGCTCACCCTGCGCAACGAATCCATGCGCGCCGTCGCCGACCAGGGCACCACGCCCCGCGGCATCCTCGCCGTCGGCGCCAACGAGGCCACCTGCCTCTACGTATTGCCCGAGGTCTTCTCCGAGTACCACCGCCGCTTTCCGGCGGTGCAGATCAGCATCTACCGCAATTTCAGCCGCAAGATACTGGAGCGCGTGGAGGAAGGCTCGCTCGACGTCGGGATTGTCACTCTTCCGGTGAAGTCGAACAGCCTGAAGGTGCATCCCATCTTCCGCGACCGCCTCATGCTGATGACCAGCGCCGACAATCCCCTGGGCCAGAAGCACTCGGTCACCATCGCCGAGATCGCCGAGCACCCCCTCATCTTCCCCAAGACCGGATTCACCCGCCACGCGCTCGACAAGCTCTTCCGGCCCTACCATTCACGGCTGCGCGTGACCATGGAGCTGCCCAGTGTGGGCATGATCAAGAGCTTCGTCGCTGCCGGCCTGGGCGTGTCCCTGATCAGCGAGACCTTCGTGAAGGAGGAGGTCCGCAACGGGACGTGCCGCGTGGTTGAGATCGCCGACACCGAGCTGAAGCGCCAGCTCGGCCTCATCTACCGCCGCGACCGCAGCCTGCCCCGCGCCGCCACCGCCTTCATCGCCCTCATCCGGGAACGCGCGGCGGTCAAGACCGCTCACGCCACATAG
- a CDS encoding glutamate synthase subunit beta, whose amino-acid sequence MGKVSGFLEYTRELPQRRPVPQRINDWFEIYQDFPEDKARTQGARCMDCGVPFCHTGCPLNNVIPDWNDLVYRGRWKEAVRHLHATNNFPEFTGRLCPAPCEASCVLGINQPPVTIKNIEKEIVDRGFREGWIRPEPPTFRTGKKVAVVGSGPAGLAAAQQLCRAGHWVFVYEKSDRIGGLLRYGIPNFKMEKHLIDRRVEQMTAEGVQFVTNAHVGASVPVEDLREQFDAILLAGGAQQSRDLPVPGRELNGIHFAMEFLPQQNRRCLGDTIEEKEILATGKGVVIIGGGDTGADCLGTALRQGAASVHQFEIMPMPPQERSPQTPWPLWPMQLRSESSHEEGGTREWSIATTSFSGDEQGNVKRLHGVRVGPPPDFQPIAGTEFTVDADLVLLAMGFTGPIRTGMIDKLGVQLDARGNVACNAQHMSSVPGVFAAGDMRRGQSLVVWAIAEGRSAARGIDAFLHAGSKRTVPAAIP is encoded by the coding sequence GTGGGTAAGGTCAGCGGATTCTTGGAATACACCCGCGAACTGCCGCAGCGCCGTCCCGTCCCCCAGCGCATCAACGACTGGTTCGAGATCTACCAGGACTTCCCCGAGGACAAGGCGCGCACCCAGGGCGCCCGCTGCATGGATTGCGGCGTCCCCTTCTGCCATACCGGATGCCCGCTCAACAACGTCATCCCCGACTGGAACGACCTGGTGTACCGCGGGCGCTGGAAGGAAGCGGTGCGCCATCTTCACGCCACCAACAATTTCCCCGAGTTCACCGGCCGGCTTTGTCCCGCGCCCTGCGAAGCTTCCTGCGTTCTCGGCATCAACCAGCCTCCGGTCACCATCAAGAACATCGAGAAGGAGATCGTGGACCGCGGCTTCCGCGAGGGCTGGATCCGTCCCGAGCCTCCCACGTTCCGCACCGGCAAGAAGGTGGCCGTAGTCGGCTCCGGGCCCGCCGGTCTGGCGGCCGCGCAGCAACTCTGCCGTGCCGGACACTGGGTCTTCGTGTACGAGAAATCGGACCGCATCGGCGGCCTGCTGCGCTACGGCATCCCCAACTTCAAGATGGAGAAGCACCTCATCGACCGCCGCGTCGAGCAGATGACCGCCGAGGGCGTGCAGTTCGTCACCAATGCGCACGTCGGCGCAAGCGTTCCGGTGGAAGATCTGCGCGAGCAGTTCGACGCCATCCTGCTCGCCGGTGGAGCGCAGCAGTCGCGCGACCTGCCGGTTCCCGGACGGGAGTTGAACGGCATCCACTTCGCCATGGAGTTCCTGCCCCAGCAGAACCGGCGTTGCCTGGGCGATACCATCGAGGAAAAGGAGATTCTCGCCACCGGCAAGGGTGTGGTCATCATCGGCGGCGGCGATACCGGCGCCGATTGCCTCGGAACCGCCCTGCGCCAGGGGGCCGCCTCGGTCCATCAGTTCGAGATCATGCCAATGCCGCCCCAGGAGCGCTCTCCGCAGACGCCCTGGCCGCTCTGGCCCATGCAGTTGCGCTCTGAGAGTTCGCATGAGGAAGGCGGCACGCGCGAGTGGAGCATCGCCACCACCTCCTTCAGCGGTGACGAGCAGGGAAATGTGAAGCGCCTGCACGGTGTGCGGGTGGGCCCGCCACCGGACTTTCAGCCCATCGCCGGCACCGAATTTACAGTGGATGCCGATCTGGTTCTGCTCGCCATGGGCTTCACCGGCCCCATCCGCACCGGGATGATCGACAAGCTCGGCGTCCAGCTGGATGCTCGCGGCAACGTGGCCTGTAATGCCCAGCACATGTCGTCGGTGCCCGGGGTCTTCGCTGCCGGCGACATGCGCCGCGGGCAATCGTTGGTCGTGTGGGCCATCGCCGAGGGGCGCAGCGCCGCCCGTGGCATCGACGCATTCCTGCATGCGGGATCAAAACGGACCGTACCCGCCGCGATCCCCTAG